From one Henningerozyma blattae CBS 6284 chromosome 1, complete genome genomic stretch:
- the RKM1 gene encoding protein-lysine N-methyltransferase (similar to Saccharomyces cerevisiae RKM1 (YPL208W); ancestral locus Anc_6.221) — translation MSESQIVNDLISWGEKNGIKITKGLKFVNLPNKGISCIASEELGGQQPIIEVPSDIIFCSKQIQEFLPGIEIDSQDSNTCLKIILCKLKFDTKDSNSPHRFEPYINALPEIIDSPLNWNEDELKLLQNTNLGNCLKERFQNVYDEWFKFLEKYQNYQEFETQSETSWYNFSNFLWAHLIITSRSFPEYIINPNCPRDSVMLLPVLDLLNHSNYSKVEWDGNKGGNFIYKKLDLQEIEIGDEIYNNYGGKGNEELLNGYGFVIEDNLFDSVLLKIKIDNETITDMANRGIKIPQLEDYTWFAFDKPKEGEPVAPSLQGEVIFLINKHHDESIQDMINIFAFLNRKQIHEDFAQPINQLEGIQMLRNAIEYKLMKHQEPITNAKDDDDKEKQKINEYRKKCSEIYRNGQISIFKEVIGKLKKLEKTILKSGKKLLTMDKIIKNDQEFIERELQEFFRGKEIVFETHMEILVIWILVKIRNNSFPVKCGWVQKMYDSQEGLLFYSDNESDEFYQRLDLHEQITAEACNRGFHFIKSNVYTRISNDECIFIGEF, via the coding sequence atgtCAGAATCTCAAATTGTTAATGATTTGATCAGTTGGGGTGAAAAAAATGGGATAAAAATTACCAAAGgtttaaaatttgttaatttaccaaataaGGGAATTAGTTGTATAGCAAGTGAAGAATTAGGTGGTCAACAACCTATTATTGAAGTTCCATCagatataatattttgtagTAAACAAATCCAAGAATTTTTACCGggaattgaaattgattcTCAGGATTCCAATACATGTTTAAAGATTATTCTTtgtaaattgaaatttgacACAAAAGATTCGAATAGCCCTCATCGATTTGAACCATATATTAATGCTCTACctgaaattattgatagTCCATTAAATTGgaatgaagatgaattgaAGTTATTGCAAAACACTAATTTAGGTAATTGTCTAAAAGAACGATTTCAAAACGTTTATGATGAAtggtttaaatttttagaaaaatatcaaaattatcaagaGTTTGAAACACAATCTGAAACAAGTTGGTACAATTTCTCGAATTTTTTATGGGCCCATTTAATTATTACATCGAGATCATTCCCGGAATATATCATCAACCCTAATTGTCCAAGGGATTCAGTGATGTTATTACCAGTtcttgatttattaaatcattcaaattataGTAAAGTGGAATGGGATGGTAATAAGGGAGGGAATTtcatttataaaaaattagatttgcaagaaattgaaatcggtgatgaaatttataataattatggTGGTAAAGgcaatgaagaattattgaatgGATATGGATTTGTCATtgaagataatttatttgattcagtattattaaagattaaaaTCGATAATGAAACGATAACAGATATGGCAAATCGAGGTATCAAGATTCCTCAATTGGAGGATTATACGTGGTTTGCATTTGACAAACCCAAAGAAGGGGAACCTGTGGCCCCCTCACTCCAAGGAgaagttatttttttaattaacaAGCATCATGATGAAAGTATTCAAGACATGATCAACATTTTTGCCTTTTTGAATCGAAAGCAAATCCATGAAGATTTTGCCCAACCTATAAACCAACTAGAAGGGATTCAAATGTTAAGAAATGCtattgaatataaattGATGAAACATCAAGAGCCAATAACTAATGcaaaagatgatgatgataaggAGAAACAGAAGATTAATGAATATCGGAAAAAATGTAGtgaaatatatagaaatggtcaaatttctattttcaaaGAAGTTATAgggaaattgaaaaaattggaaaaaacCATTTTAAAGTCGGGTAAAAAATTACTCACAATGGAtaagattattaaaaacgaccaagaatttattgaacGTGAATTGCAAGAGTTTTTCCGTGGCAAAGAAATTGTTTTTGAAACTCATATGGAAATCCTGGTTATATGGATTCTGGTCAAGATCCGGAATAATAGTTTTCCCGTCAAATGTGGATGGGTCCAAAAGATGTATGATAGCCAAGAGGGGTTGTTATTTTATTCGGATAATGAAAGCGACGAGTTCTATCAGAGATTAGATTTGCACGAGCAAATTACGGCAGAGGCTTGTAATCGGGGTTTCCATTTTATTAAGAGCAATGTATATACTAGAATAAGTAATGACGAGTGTATATTTATAGGAGAATTCTAA
- the MRH4 gene encoding ATP-dependent RNA helicase (similar to Saccharomyces cerevisiae MRH4 (YGL064C); ancestral locus Anc_6.223): MFLRNLSLPRIIVRLYSGSKKSPPKLKHSKNSTLRKSSILRKGSTLKKKKSNNNKKKKNGELESNNHFHTYGVYGGLKKWENIKSPPSILNKITQFKELKILPTVAEVSEEIIRQESIVKDIDNPKVFEVKPSPIQILAIKELSSSLMDKKLHTYALAAETGSGKTLAYLMPLFDFLKRCEIEIENETTIKNVPGIKSVILVPTHELASQVYDTVIKGSGPLGLSIFKWDGNQLSYDELAAKFQERIDILITTPSKLDSLSRIRKIHRPDKLINQIEFLIVDEADTLFDKSWIDITYKCLISMKNLRQLVFTSATIPFEFNKTLTKIFPDLNIITTPRLHKLPSSIIIKLIDSSLKPFSGSKIKTIAQILFAISSDNTEPGYEKRCIVFVNENRDIPKLVDELKERFKYNIIGLTGNDSIEERLIKIKDFIEPPKRITEEAIANTDTYDGINSLRSVKPLKVLVTSDLLARGINFKGVKNVILYDIPKTSVDVIHRIGRTGRMKQRGRVFMIIDNKTKSWAKALPKVIRKNITLG, encoded by the coding sequence ATGTTCCTGAGAAATTTGAGTTTACCCAGGATAATTGTTAGGTTATATTCAGGTAGTAAAAAAAGTCCACCTAAATTGAAACATTCCAAAAATTCTACTCTTCGAAAGAGTTCTATACTACGAAAAGGTTCCactttgaagaaaaaaaagagtaataataataagaagaagaagaatggTGAACTTGAATCAAATAATCATTTCCACACGTACGGTGTTTATGGtggtttaaaaaaatgggaaaatattaaatctccaccatcaattttaaataaaattactCAATTTAAGGAATTGAAAATACTACCTACGGTTGCTGAAGTAAgtgaagaaattataaGGCAAGAATCGATAGtaaaagatattgataatCCCAAAGTGTTTGAAGTTAAACCTTCACCAATTCAAATCTTGgcaattaaagaattgagTTCATCTTTAATGGATAAAAAACTCCATACATATGCTTTAGCAGCAGAAACAGGTTCAGGTAAAACATTGGCGTATTTAATGccattatttgattttttgaaaagatgtgaaattgaaattgaaaatgaaactaCCATTAAGAACGTTCCTGGTATCAAATCCGTGATATTAGTTCCGACTCATGAATTAGCATCTCAAGTTTATGATACTGTTATTAAAGGTTCTGGACCCTTAGGATTAAGTATTTTCAAATGGGATGGTAATCAATTGAGTTATGATGAATTAGCTGCAAAATTCCAAGAAAGAAtagatatattaataacCACACCAAGTAAATTAGATAGTCTCTCCAGGATACGGAAAATTCATAGAcctgataaattaattaatcaaattgaatttttaattgtagATGAAGCAGATactttatttgataaatcttGGATTGATATTACTTATAAATGTCTTATTAgtatgaaaaatttaagacAATTAGTTTTCACATCAGCAACAATtccatttgaatttaacaAGACTCTAACAAAAATTTTCCCCGATTTAAACATCATTACTACCCCTAGATTACATAAATTACCAAGCtctattatcattaaattaattgattccTCATTAAAGCCATTTAGTGGTTCCAAGATTAAAACTATAGctcaaattttatttgctATTAGTAGTGATAATACAGAACCAGGTTATGAAAAAAGATGTATTGTATTTgtaaatgaaaatagaGATATACCTAAACTTGTAGATGAACTTAAGgaaagatttaaatataatattattgggTTGACAGGTAATGATTCTATTGAAGAGAGATTAATTAAgattaaagattttataGAGCCACCTAAACGGATTACAGAAGAAGCTATCGCAAACACTGATACTTATGATGGAATTAATAGTTTAAGAAGTGTTAAACCTTTAAAAGTTTTAGTCACATCTGATTTGCTAGCTAGGGGGATCAACTTCAAAGGTGTTAAAAATGTTATATTATATGATATACCTAAAACCAGTGTTGATGTGATTCATCGTATTGGGAGAACCGGTAGAATGAAACAACGTGGACGTGTGTTTAtgataattgataataagaCTAAATCTTGGGCTAAAGCTCTACCGAAAGTAATTCGTAAAAATATCACTTTGGGATAA
- the TBLA0A06210 gene encoding uncharacterized protein (similar to Saccharomyces cerevisiae YKR075C and YOR062C; ancestral locus Anc_5.663), which translates to MASLDDSIIIHQNLQILDNVSNYSKEAIDYFHYQFNPLDLSKNSSFFFNMDKKTDFNNTCSNLLRLPNCDELNSIDYILYFKRLNYCLKRRWNQSNLKSSKHLKIDPLDINWFKENDITSLYGPNLVSCDLKFNIDFPLPKQEQMPMQKHAKKHKQRKCLKFNDNVKLRYMDRHDNVTDSLMIINDYYNIDHYTCSSSSSSSSSSSSSSYCYSPLDSDEMDTVEDTDMTSIEDEDEKDSSMVDRDLDIDVKNYNRTMEALQNNYHGNNCIYIA; encoded by the coding sequence ATGGCTAGTTTAGACGATTCCATCATAATACATCAAAACTTACAGATACTAGATAACGTTTCGAACTACTCGAAAGAAGCTATAGATTATTTCCACTACCAATTCAACCCTCTCGATTTGTCCAAGAATTCTagtttcttcttcaacatGGACAAGAAAACAGACTTCAACAACACATGTTCAAACCTATTGCGTCTGCCTAACTGCGACGAGTTGAACAGTATCGATTACATCTTGTATTTCAAGAGATTGAACTATTGTCTCAAGAGACGTTGGAACCAATCCAATTTGAAGTCGTCGAaacatttgaaaatagaCCCTTTGGATATCAATTGGTTCAAAGAAAATGACATTACAAGCTTGTACGGTCCCAACCTTGTTTCGTGCGATTTGAAGTTTAACATTGATTTCCCATTGCCAAAGCAAGAGCAGATGCCAATGCAAAAGCATGCCAAGAAGCACAAACAACGGAAATGCttgaaatttaatgataatgtCAAGTTGAGATACATGGATCGTCACGATAATGTCACCGACTCGCTCATGATCATCAACGATTATTACAACATCGACCATTACACATGTTCCTCTTCCTCCTcttcctcctcctcctcctcctcctcctcaTACTGTTATTCCCCGTTGGATTCTGACGAGATGGATACCGTCGAAGACACAGATATGACTTCCATAGAAGACGAGGACGAGAAGGATTCCAGCATGGTCGATCGGGATTTGGATATCGATGTCAAGAATTACAACAGGACCATGGAGGCACTGCAAAACAATTACCATGGTAATAATTGTATCTATATAGCATAG
- the TBLA0A06200 gene encoding uncharacterized protein produces the protein MFVLALYQSGTSLGNMENLYTSPADEIISWPGRRSFRFGNVRTGVPVTRTFHFSIFLTCFCHLTSLCLEFIYVLLSSLLFFFSRFHAPILSGTRPNVLRIISPRIRLFPGCFPNLSITMLLWDPHRQMGLHFSHSLLQLLHRGQTCCRNSVLRGTQAYYLATLLYGSTITSSTII, from the coding sequence ATGTTTGTGCTAGCACTGTACCAATCCGGAACATCTCTGGGCAATATGGAAAATCTCTACACATCACCCGCAGACGAAATAATTTCTTGGCCTGGTCGCCGGTCTTTCCGTTTCGGGAATGTCCGCACAGGCGTTCCGGTTACTCGAACTTTCCACTTTTCCATTTTTCTTACTTGTTTTTGCCACCTCACGTCACTTTGCCTAGAATTCATTTACGTATTGCTTAGCAGCTtgcttttctttttctcgCGATTCCACGCTCCGATTCTTTCCGGGACTCGGCCCAATGTCCTCCGAATAATTTCCCCAAGAATAAGGCTGTTTCCGGGTTGTTTCCCTAATCTTTCCATCACCATGCTACTCTGGGACCCACACAGGCAAATGGGCTTGCATTTTTCGCATTCTCTATTACAACTTTTACATCGAGGCCAGACCTGTTGCCGGAACAGCGTGCTCCGGGGAACTCAAGCTTATTACCTGGCAACCTTATTGTATGGATCTACTATAACATCATCTACGATCATCTGA
- the SRP72 gene encoding signal recognition particle subunit SRP72 (similar to Saccharomyces cerevisiae SRP72 (YPL210C); ancestral locus Anc_6.224), which yields MVKGNLTDLLAQLNVQSTHNEHSQVESTCLQLLASSCSDPVTIMRHCLVAMIKQDKYATALKTLKQYKHIDDKYGKEFSLEKLYIFYKLNMVKDFEKLAETSIPQNIEKFSKISRGRAILHVKAQFCYKNGQYDESFKLYQLLAGDNSSMLDNAMELACNERVSLTYKPSLLVSASPMIKVSDHCDYYDLLFNESLIKSAQRNYVGALELLERALELAYHDDIEDDINTIKFQMSFVHQMMGNKLESKKILKELAKILTPGTPLYLLTISNLNSFIDFSKYSTNLNLILKEINSTKLNSLNLQNFTFEQWAILQSNTLFLNLFNNTSIQSKDSLLSRTLSHYSNLVTNVSLDSYKTQAKKLYHFTLDSIKSGIVNNKTIIGLILLSVQLQMIENQWDRAIKICEFYLNTLWELSKEAKDSIESTNEQLIILILFQLYHVSSRTNSKNILLKKLNSLYSIADNDNNEQTSTSTDMKINKDNILFWQHIGFEYLAIGDNQNSRKILKSVLNSKENIITNEQNLVDLRFSETVLSQESSNFEKGLELVDNINAENIISSSTQRLVPGKKKDDRITMNRVLKQRQDLKKQKKQEKRLKKYLEAHNLTESTKPDPERWLPMKDRSTYKLKKKQMGKQTQGGAMNKKAEHALDISKSTATKKAPTNSSAKKTKNNKKKGKKGRK from the coding sequence ATGGTGAAAGGTAATTTAACAGACCTATTGGCCCAATTGAACGTACAATCCACCCATAATGAACATTCTCAAGTGGAAAGCACATGTCTGCAATTACTAGCTAGCAGTTGCTCAGATCCGGTCACTATTATGAGACATTGCTTAGTTGCAATGATAAAGCAAGATAAATATGCAACTGCTTTGAAAACTTTGAAGCAATACAAACATATTGACGACAAATATGGCAAAGAATTCTCATTAGAAAAACTATACATCTTttataaattgaatatgGTGAAAGATTTCGAAAAATTGGCTGAAACATCAATTCCTCAAAATATTGAGAAATTCTCCAAAATTTCAAGAGGCAGAGCTATATTACATGTCAAGGCTCAATTCTGTTACAAGAATGGTCAATATGACGaatcattcaaattataCCAATTATTGGCTGGCGATAATTCATCTATGTTGGACAATGCAATGGAATTGGCATGTAATGAAAGAGTTTCTTTAACTTATAAACCTTCATTATTGGTATCAGCATCTCCAATGATTAAAGTTAGTGACCATTGtgattattatgatttattattcaatgaATCATTGATTAAATCTGCTCAAAGAAATTACGTGGGTGCATTGGAACTTTTAGAACGTGCCCTCGAATTGGCTTATcatgatgatattgaagatgatataAATACTATTAAATTCCAAATGTCTTTTGTTCATCAAATGATGggtaataaattagaaagtaaaaaaatcttaaaaGAACTGGCTAAGATATTGACTCCAGGAACACCATTATACCTTTtaacaatttcaaatttaaattcattcaTTGATTTCTCCAAATATTCCACAAACTTAAATTTGAtcttaaaagaaattaattctacaaaattgaattctttaaatttacaaaatttcACTTTTGAACAATGGGCAATTTTACAATCCAATACTTTAttcttaaatttattcaataatacATCAATTCAATCTAAGGACTCCTTATTATCTCGTACTTTATCTCATTATTCGAATTTGGTTACCAATGTTTCCTTAGATTCATATAAGACTCAAGCaaagaaattatatcatttcACATTAGATTCCATTAAGAGTGGTATTGTAAACAATAAGACAATTATTGGATTGATCCTTTTGTCAGTTCAATTACAAATGATAGAAAACCAATGGGACCGTGCTATTAAGATTTgtgaattttatttaaatactcTTTGGgaattatcaaaagaaGCCAAGGATTCTATTGAATCTACTAATGAACAATTAatcattttaatattatttcaattatatcaTGTTTCATCTAGAACtaattccaaaaatattttattaaaaaaattaaactcTTTATATTCAATTGCTGATAATGACAATAATGAACAAACTTCTACATCTACTGATATGAAGATTAACAAAGATAATATCTTATTTTGGCAACATATTggttttgaatatttagcAATAGGCGataatcaaaattcaagaaagattttaaaatccgttctaaattcaaaagaaaatattattacaaacGAACAAAATCTTGTAGATCTAAGGTTTTCTGAAACTGTTTTATCTCAAGAATCatcaaattttgaaaaaggGTTAGAGCTagttgataatattaatgctgaaaatatcatttcTAGTAGTACCCAAAGATTAGTACCTGgtaaaaagaaagatgaCAGAATCACAATGAATAGAGTATTAAAACAACGCCAGGATTTAAAGAAACAGAAAAAGCAAGAGAAgagattaaagaaatatctAGAAGCACATAACTTAACTGAAAGTACAAAACCCGATCCAGAAAGATGGCTGCCAATGAAAGATAGATCAACCTATAAACTAAAGAAAAAGCAAATGGGTAAACAAACTCAAGGTGGTGCTATGAATAAGAAGGCAGAACACGCTTTAGATATATCTAAAAGCACAGCAACAAAGAAAGCTCCAACAAACTCAAGTgcaaagaaaacaaaaaataataaaaagaaggGGAAGAAGGGTCGTAAATAG
- the NIP7 gene encoding ribosome biosynthesis protein NIP7 (similar to Saccharomyces cerevisiae NIP7 (YPL211W); ancestral locus Anc_6.225), with amino-acid sequence MRQLTEEETKVLFEKLAGYIGRNISYLVDNKEQPHVFGLQKDRVYYVPENVAKLATSVARPNLMSLGICLGKFTKTGKFRLHITSLTILAKYAKFKIWIKPNGEMPFLYGNHVLKAHVGKMSDDIPEHAGVIIFSMNDIPLGFGVSAKSTSESRDMQPTGIVAFRQADIGEYLRDEDTLFT; translated from the coding sequence atgagACAGCTTACAGAAGAAGAAACTAaagttttatttgaaaaattagctGGTTACATTGgtagaaatatttcatatttggTTGATAATAAGGAACAACCACATGTATTCGGATTACAAAAAGATAGAGTCTATTATGTTCCAGAAAATGTTGCCAAATTAGCTACAAGTGTTGCTAGACCAAATCTGATGTCATTAGGTATTTGTTTGGGTAAATTCACAAAGACTGGTAAATTCAGATTGCATATAACTTCATTAACTATATTGGCTAAATATGctaaattcaaaatatggATTAAACCAAATGGTGAGATGCCATTTTTATACGGTAATCATGTCTTAAAAGCGCATGTTGGTAAGATGTCAGATGATATTCCAGAACATGCTGGTGTTATCATTTTCTCAATGAACGATATTCCATTAGGTTTTGGTGTTAGTGCCAAGAGTACTTCTGAATCTAGAGATATGCAACCAACTGGTATCGTAGCCTTTAGACAAGCTGATATCGGTGAATATTTAAGAGATGAAGATACTTTATTCACATAA